From one Solanum lycopersicum chromosome 12, SLM_r2.1 genomic stretch:
- the LOC138340307 gene encoding uncharacterized protein: MKENEYLCLSFNNIGFSSDIAAKITDEFQAEENHSEEDFEFSLVSNKSNKFIHDDQKKVQQSIFPLFNRNLLLSDSDLKDKSILIPKKDLFLKNSESTSSSEADEVEMIPAGTYSMRKPKISESSPGKCKKSNSTGLVSKRWPRIRDLLWRSNSEGKEEDSFVFFKPKKAIENKTGKAKIKNSSEVVKMAEKLKQTKTNERKKGLSAVSAVRYVKNKR, encoded by the coding sequence atgaaagaaaatgaatatttGTGCCTCAGTTTCAACAATATTGGATTTTCATCAGATATCGCTGCAAAGATCACTGATGAATTTCAGGCGGAGGAGAATCATAGCGAAGAAGATTTTGAATTCTCTTTAGTCTCTAATAAATCGAATAAATTCATCCATGACGATCAGAAAAAAGTGCAGCAATCAATTTTCCCTCTTTTCAATCGGAATCTATTGCTAAGCGATTCAGATTTGAAGGATAAATCAATTTTGATTCCTAAGAAGGATTTGTTTCTAAAAAATAGTGAATCAACATCATCGTCGGAGGCAGATGAAGTGGAGATGATACCTGCCGGAACTTACTCTATGAGGAAGCCGAAGATAAGCGAGTCATCGCCAGGGAAATGCAAAAAGAGTAACTCAACTGGATTAGTATCGAAGCGATGGCCGAGGATTCGAGATCTGTTATGGAGGAGTAATAGTGAAGGAAAGGAAGAGGAtagttttgtatttttcaaaccaaaaaaggcaatagaaaacaaaacaggaaaagcaaaaataaaaaattccagTGAGGTTGTGAAGATGGCCGAAAAATTGAAGCAGACGAAAACCAACGAAAGAAAAAAGGGTTTATCGGCGGTGTCTGCAGTGCGTTATGTTAAGAATAAGAGATAA